One Leptolyngbya subtilissima AS-A7 genomic window, ATCGCCTCAATCAAGCGGTGGTGGGCAGCTCTACCCCAGCGGTGGTTAAAAACGGGACGGGCCAGGGAGTGGGCCAGATTCCCCAGGGGCGATCGGTCACCGTCACTCCCCAGGGAGGCGGGCTGAAGCTAGCCGACTGGCAAGGGCAAGCCTTTTGGGTAGAGCCGACCGGTGGCGGCTACATCTTTATCAACGACAAATGGTACCGGGGTAAGGTGCTGGTAGTGCCCATTGAGGGCAAAGTGACCGCCGTCAACTGGGTGGATCTCGAAGCCTATCTCTACGGCGTTGTTGGCGGCGAAATGCCTGCTAGCTGGCCCCAGGAAGCACTCAAGGCCCAGGCGGTAGCCGCTCGCTCCTATGCCCTTTATCGGCGCGATCGCACCCAGGGCGACCTATTTGATGTAGGGGGCACCACGGCCCACCAGGTTTATGGCGGGCTAGCAGCCGAAGCTCCCTCTGTACAAGCTGCAGTCAACGCTACCCAGGGCCAGGTGCTGACCTACGGCGGTCGGGTAATTGAGGCCGTGTTCCACTCCTCCTCCGGCGGCTATACCGAAAATTCCGAAGATATTTGGCAGCGCGCTACCCCCTACCTGCGCGGCGTGGCCGACTACGACCAAGAGGCCCCGGTATTTCAGTGGTCTGAAACCTTTTCAACCCAGCAAGTTGCGCAGCGCATTACCGGCATTGGCCGCCTGACCGGAGTTGTCACTGAGCGCGCCACTCCCCAGGGGCGCATCACCTCCATCCGGCTTCAGGGCACCCAGGGCAGCCGCACCATGACCGGCACCGAACTACGTCAGGCGTTAGGGCTGCGCAGCTCACTGTGCTCTCTTACCCTGGCGGGCGACACCCTACGGGTTGACGGGCGCGGCTATGGTCACGGCCTGGGGATGAGCCAGTGGGGCGCGCGCGGGCTGGCTACTCGAGGCCACAACTACCAGCAAATTTTGGCCCACTACTACCAGGGCACTGCTCTTTCTAATCTGCGAGTAGCCGCTACCCCCAAGCAAGATGCGCCGCTGCTGCTAAATCCCAAAGGGCTTCAACCTGGCTTGGCTCGCTAAATCGGCGGTGGTAGAGGTTGCGATCGCGCCGCCCGATATGCCAACTTCTATGTCTGCCTGGACGTATGGTGTAGTTGATTAGAGCACCACGTTGAAACCGTGGGAGTAGTAAGCCCTTAGAACGCTTGAAAATTAGAGCGTTTTATGTTTCATACAGCAACTAGTGTGTCTCAGTTGCATCTCTAAACCACATCTTTCTAAGAAACTTTCAACCCCTGCCTTGTTCGCTTAGTAGGGGTTGAAAAAGTGATGCCAGTGACAGACATACCAGAGCGGAGTACTTAGGATAGGAGTTCTGTGAGCGAAAGTATTAATTTGATTAAAGATTATTCTTTCTACTCCAATCCATCGGATTCTTTAGGGAAGACTTGAGAAGCACCCGCTAGGCTCAATATGCTCAAACATTCATTGGTTCTTGGTACGGCTTTAGCCGTCCTTTTCCCCGCAGCCGCCCAAGCGCAGACTATCCCCTATAACAATTTAGAAAGCGTTTGTGAAGGTCGGGTAATTAACTCAAATATCTGCGTAAAATCTGTAGATGATAATGAATTCAGATATCTAACTGTTAATTCTGACCAGGGTCTAGTCACTATAGGCGTAAGCATCATCTCAGAACGCCCTCTCATGTCAATCAAGCTAGAAGGCGAAGAGGATTTACGCTTTGTCCTATTGGATAAAGAGGGCGACCTGTACTACGAGTCAGAACAAGGTACCTATGATGCCTTTAATAGATATTATTCAAATGAATTTGTCTATTTGTTTGACTCCTATTAACTTACTGTTGTGAAATAAAGAAATATTAGTGTGGAACCCTCTGGCTGTTGTGAGCTGTCCACAAGCTATCTACAACAACCTTAACTAGCTTCAGTACCGCCATTCACACCCCTACTAATACTGTCCCTTAGCTATGGCTGAGGGTGTTCTATTTACTACGCACCCAAATAATGAGTGGCACGTTAGTTGTCAGCCATTTCGTCTCCTAAAGTGAAGTTGTTACCCCCTGCTTGATCAGCACACTAGCGATCGCGATCACCCACGAAACGATTGCACCGACACCGACCCCTTGCAAGAACGCCCACCAGTTATAAGATATATCTCTTACATGTCTCTATAATCCTCCTGAAACGTCTATTTCGTGGGCGCCTTGGACAACTACGCTCCCCCTTAGCCTGCTCTGGCTCGTTAGATCGGTGGCGATAGAGGTTGCGATCGCCCCACCCATTGTGCTAATTTCTATATCTGCCCGGACGTATAGCTCAGTTGGTTAGAGCACCACGTTGACATCGTGGGGGTCACTGGTTCGAGTCCAGTTACGTCCATTCCTTGAAAAGCCTACATTTCAAGGCATCTAGGGCTTGGCCCAATTGCTCGTACTACATAGTCAAAAAGTCCACCGCCATTTTGCCGCCATTCTCAAGAAGCGGTTTAGGTTTTGCTGGAGTCTAGAAAGCTCGTGGCTCGGCTAGGAGCCGCGATCGCACTGCTGATGATTGTATTTTGCTTCGTACGATTGAACATGAACGGCTTGAGGGTGTTTGGCAGCGTCTCTCTACGGAGGCTGAGGGCTGTACTGATATCGACAAGCTGGTTAAGCTCACTACAGCAATGCACCGCAATAGTGAGCTGAGGCAGCGCCTGCATGGCCTGGAGCAGTCGAAACAGGATTTGGCTGACCAGAATTAGCTGACTCCATCGATCAGTTTGTAGGGCATCTGGTGGGGAGACTGTCTCCCAGTGCCTTCCAAGAACTGCTTGAAATTATTGGCGATGAGCTGAGGGATGAGAATCTGCCTGCGATCGCGGTGTCTGCCGAGGTGGTCTAGCTAGGGGACAGTCTTTCCAAAGGCGACTGGAGTCCTCATGACTACCCAGATTTGATAGAGCACAACAGTCCCTTACCCTCTCGATGGGAACGTCCATGACTACTTAACTAAGACTTGGGCATCCTAGGTAAAGACGCCTTGATTGTGTTTCGTTGTCCGGGTAGTCCAACACCGACAGCGATCAATAAGATAGAGACTTTCCCTACCGACCGATCGCCCACTATGCCTGACACCGCCCACAAGCAAAACATCCTTCAATACGAGTCAATCATTTGGTCAACGGCTGACCTGTTACGGGGCTGTGGCATCAAGGAGTCAGACTGGCCGTCACACATGATGCCGTTCTTTGCCCTGGTGATGATTGAGAGCCGTCTACTCAGGATGTTTGATGAGCTAAAGGCAGAACTAGGGGAAGACACCGTTGATGAGATTGAGCCAGATGAGCTGATCGAACTGATTCAGGATAAAGGGCAGGGCTACAACACCTACATCTTTGAGAAGCACCAGACCTTAAAGGATATCTGCCAGAACGATAAATCCTTTGATGTTGACTTTGATGCTTATCTAAAAGGCTTCGACGGTGAAACCAAAGACCTGCTTGGGGTAGATGCCTTTGAGGGGGAAAAGTTTCTTGATATCAAAGGGGTGATCACCAGTCTTAAGAAAAAGAGAGTGCTGTTTAGCTATGTTAAGGCGTGGAGCAGCATTGACCTGAAGCCGTTTAACAACTCTGCCATCACAACCTTAGAGGAACACATCAAACGCCGATGGGCGGATATCTCAGCAGACACAGCGGGAGAACAGTACACACCAGATGATGTGATCGCCCTGATCGCGGAGATTATCGCCTCTAAGATTGAGGATTCGGATCGCCTGCTGAAAATCTACGACTGTACCTGTGGGGGTGGCAACCTGCTGTTTGGGGTGGAAGACCGGATTAAGGAAAAGGTGAACCGCCTGACTCAGACCTTTGGGCAAGACTG contains:
- a CDS encoding SpoIID/LytB domain-containing protein, which produces MTLLRQPLFGLLLSRSRGFLKHGISLSVLWWLATLPVQAAVEMRVAVGDRLNQAVVGSSTPAVVKNGTGQGVGQIPQGRSVTVTPQGGGLKLADWQGQAFWVEPTGGGYIFINDKWYRGKVLVVPIEGKVTAVNWVDLEAYLYGVVGGEMPASWPQEALKAQAVAARSYALYRRDRTQGDLFDVGGTTAHQVYGGLAAEAPSVQAAVNATQGQVLTYGGRVIEAVFHSSSGGYTENSEDIWQRATPYLRGVADYDQEAPVFQWSETFSTQQVAQRITGIGRLTGVVTERATPQGRITSIRLQGTQGSRTMTGTELRQALGLRSSLCSLTLAGDTLRVDGRGYGHGLGMSQWGARGLATRGHNYQQILAHYYQGTALSNLRVAATPKQDAPLLLNPKGLQPGLAR